Below is a genomic region from Carassius carassius chromosome 50, fCarCar2.1, whole genome shotgun sequence.
ATCTCCACTGCAGTAATGAAGATATTTGAAGCAGCTAAGGTACGTATCTGTTGTTTTACTCTTGGGGAATGCAGCCTAGGCTGCAAGTTGCAGCAAGTGCTTTATGCAGGTTTTCTACACGAGTCAGGCTTAAAATTGAgctactgtgttttttttaacctcttTGTACACTGCTTTAAGGCTTAGGTATGAATTTATTTTCTCACTCAGGCGCCTATTCAGTGGGAAGAGAGAAACGTGACTGCCATCAAAGGACCCGGAGGCAGGTGGATGATCCCTCCTGAGGCCAAAGAGTcgatgaacaaaaacaaaattggattaaaaggTAAATTTGCAGAATGTAGGCACGTTTTCATTGCCCTACAACTTGCGCAAATTGAAATAGCGAATTGGACATACGTCTAATGGAAACACGTAAATTTTGCAAAAATGCCCGTATATCACAAAAAAGTTTTATGCTTGCATGACGTGGTTTTTCAGGCAAtgcaaaaaaagtaataattcgcAAAACtgcaatggaattttttttttttttacattaacggGTCACATGGCGTacgtaaaaaaaatcatatgatcATTCCTCAATGTACAATATCCTCCAAGAAACGCTTCATATGTGGTTGCTCTCAAGTATAAGGGGCTTTCCCTGCCATTAATGCTTAGACGACGTACACAGTACACATCTGCAGTGCTTTATGACTCCGAAACAGCTACCGGAGCTGATTGTGGCCACTCTAGTTAACGCTTGTTACCAGTCGCACCACGGCACGTCCCAGAAGCTGCTTCTGTCAAGATACATGCATACACCTCCTTCGATTAAATAAAATGGCAAGCGTAGTCAAAATTTGTTGCCATGACTTATTGCGAGaggacaaaattacattttagtcgcataacatcggttaatggaaatgGCGTCATTTGGCAATACTTTTTTATCGTCAAAGTTTTGCGCAATTTTTTTATGGTAACGCGCCTTGTCTCATATCAGGCATAGTGTGTATAAAACTTGCATGCTCAAAACTGAACTATGTTTCAGGACCCCTGAAAACACCGATTGCTGCTGGTCACCCGTCCATGAACCTGCTGCTAAGGAAGACCTTCGACCTTTATGCTAATGTGCGTCCCTGCGTGTCAATCGAGGGCTATAAGACACCATACACCGATGTGGATCTGGTCACCATCAGAGAAAACACAGAAGGAGAGTACAGTGGAATCGAACATTTGGTAAATATGAGTGGTCCCATGTATTTTAAACTATTTACCCTGTAACTCGGCCAAACCAGGCATAGCTGATCGTATTCTTTTGATTTCTGCTTCAGGATCTGCATTTGCAGGAATAAGTATTTAAACCCTTTGGATTTAACTGGAGTTCTGCATTAACTGAATTTAGACTATTCATCATTACAAAATGGATTCAGTTTAATAAAATTCTTGAGAATTGGTTTTAATCGCTGTTTTGAGCTCATGCCAGAGCATATAAATTAGCCTGACATCAGGATTATGGGGTTCACATACTTTTTCTGCAACTCTATGTAGATTTAGTCTTTAGACCTTTAGGTCCAGTATAGCACAATAGAGTGACATTTGACTTTTGAAGCCCTCAGCAGCTGATTGGCTCCCTTCACAAATATCAAAGGTCGTGCTATTGCCATCTAATGCTGTCTTAACCAGTTTCTCACACAGTGCTAGCAGGAGTTCAGTGGCACAGCTCATATTTCAGTGCTGTTTATTCTTTAGGTAGGTGCCACATGGCTGCTGTAAATCACTTGTCTCTGGTCCCAGTCCATAGTGTGTCAAATTGTTATGTGAAATGACCTTCAGGTCGTCCTTCCATCCCTACGATCTTCCCTTTGTCTGTTCACGTTATGAACTTATGCAATACCATTTaagagtttggggtcagtaggatgttttgtttttgaaaaattaatccgtggatgcagtaaattgatcgaaagtgacagtaaagacatttgtaatgttacagaagatttgtttcaaataaacagttttttttttttgtactttctattcatcaaagaatcctgaaaaaatgtattgtggtttcagcattgataattgATAAGAAGTATTTCTcgagctgcaaatcagcatattagaatgatttctgaaggatcatgtgacactggaaactataaaaaatttagctttaccatcacaggaatgagTTCGAGTTTAAAAtagattcaaatggaaaacagttgttttaaactgtgataaaattgtattgtttttactGTGGTTTTTGACCAAACAAATGAAGCATTTGAgagagatttcttttaaaaacgtttttttttttatcataccgACCCTAAACATTTGAAGAGGACTGtaaatttaaaaatcatttacttttcttaaattttttttgtggACGTAAACTAAAAACACCTTTACAGTAAATGGTACATGATGTACATAAAACCTTGTTTACTGATCAAGTCCACCATTTGAACTAACCTGACCCTGTTTTTTGAAACCTATACATGGTTTTGCCAAGATAAAGTGATTTGTACAAAATTGGCTCTATCTCAATATTATTTTCACTCTTAATCAGATTGTGGATGGAGTTGTGCAGAGTATCAAACTGATCACAGAGGAGGCCAGCAGACGCATTGCTGAGTATGCATTTGAGTACGCCAGGAATAACCAAAGAACCAGTGTCACGGCCGTTCACAAAGCCAACATCATGTGAGCATTACAAATCACATAGTAACGCTGTAGCTATGAAGATTTTTACTGGTCACAAATGTCTTGTTTTGTATCTAACTACAAAATAATAGTAAGATAAACTGCttaattcagtgatgtcttctAGGCGAATGTCTGACGGTCTGTTCCTGAGGAAGTGCAGAGAGGTTGCTGAGAATTACAAGGATGTGAAATTCACTGAGATGTATCTGGATACAGTCTGTCTCAATGTATGTTTACAAGACAACTTAATTCATTAGGCCTGTTGTACACATCTTGCATCTGTAAAAAAACATAGGAAAAGTGCTTTTgccaatttattcattttttttatttttctatataactacatcatttttatttcagttttagtacttcaactttgacttattaaatttttctaattttaaaataaaatttaaaccaaaatattttataaaatagatagttttttttatttcttgtaattacagaatttttttttaaatagatctaGTGAAATCTGGAATATACAGAAATCTTTTGCATTGCTTTCAGTTgttgaaaattatattttgggCTTAATGGAAGTCGCTTCACACACAGTAAATACACTTTGGGTTTGGCTTTCCTGTAGTTTCATCAACAATTACAAGTAAATGTGGTCCCCCTCCACATGTAAATTTAAATTTCATGATGATCAAGTTTGTAATAATTCTCAAACCGAGGTATTAGAAGAAATACTCAATGTAGTGACTCAGAAATCAccttttcattttaatacaatCTTTCATACATGGCTTTGTCTTGTGATTATCCACTAGATGGTGCAAGATCCATCTCATTTTGATGTACTGGTAATGCCAAATCTTTATGGCGACATCTTGAGGTGAGACTTTATGAAGCATCATATAATATAAGTATATGTGATATGATTATCTATGGAGTGCAAGTGTCATCAGCCTTTGATTTGGGTTTCAGTGATCTGTGTGCTGGATTGATTGGGGGTCTTGGAGTCACTCCCAGTGGGAACATCGGAGCCAATGGTGTTGCTATATTTGAATCAGTATGTATTGAACTATGGAGGATGATGCAATAGCTTTACAATGGAGTGATTGATGATGAATAGAAATATTCCATGTATCATAATCCTTTTATTGTATATGTTAGGTACACGGAACTGCCCCCGACATCGCAGGCAAAGACCTGGCGAACCCCACTGCTCTTTTGCTGAGTGCTGTCATGATGCTGCGCCACATGGGACTACACGGGCACGCTAAAAAGATCGAGACCGCCTGCTTCGACACCATTCGGGATGAGAAGGTAGGATCAGTCATTTGGAAATGAATATGAATTTAGCTTCTACCATCAAGACAgaacatatttttatgtttattgcccATCTTATATTTCAGGTTCTGACCAAAGACCTCGGTGGAAATGCTAAGTGCTCAGAGTTCACAGCTGACATCTGCCGAAGAGTGCAGGACATGGATTGAGGTTTATCTAGTGTCTATGTTCGGATCTGATGCCTAAAGAACtgatggtcaaaaaaaaaaaaaagatttaatcttCGCATCATTCTGATATCTGCTCACAATTCTACTTGGTGTCTgcatttttgtttctcttttgtcTTAAATTCTTGTCCTTCAGTGACTATTTGTGAGCTGTTTTAAACTGTCTAAAAGGAACTACATAATCTAAGATAATCTGTATTTATTGCCTGGACATTTACTCTGGTTTGATGTGTTTTGAAAATGTGCCTTTCTGTCACATGACCGGAATCAAAATATTAGGTGCTTAAATACATAACggtattttgaattattttattgttattttttctttaaagtgtGGTTAATCTGTTTAATGCTAATATGCTTAACATTTTTATGCTTAAGCTTTTACATCAGGTATGAACTTTGCATTATGGTTAACAATTAATATAATTCAAACAGCTCTTGACCTTTGCTGTGTCAGTTGTGAAATGACTGTACCATCGAGATATGACTGtggatggaatatatatatatatatgtgtatatgtgtatacataTGTCTATTTTATGGACAAAACGACAAAGTCTTTTTTTACTGAACACTTTTTATATGATCCTTATAATACTGCATAAACTAGATTAGATTACCATATACAGTAAGTATATGGACAAAGcacaagttttatttttaagatctGGTCAAAACAGGAATATTAAACGTATAACATCCAATTTACATTGAAGACAATTAACAGTATGTTTAGTgatagtaatgaaaaaaaaaattgggcagTTTgtgttagattaaaaaataaatttctacAATATGATTGGCCAAAAAAAGAAACTATCTTTAACAGAGTTACAGAAAAGTCAAGGTAATCTAGTCTCTGTAAAAACTCTCTATTTCACTGTGATATATCTGCAACACCACTGGACGACGAAGTTTCATTGTAGGACCTGAAAAGTAACAAATTCTATTATCTTTGGTAATGAATATTGTTCCAGGTTCAATAGAAATTATGATCCATCAGGAAATACATAATTGTTTATTCACATTGGATATCTGTTGAGAAGTGTTCACAGCACTCACCTAATTCTCCTCCAACAATTGAGAAATCTTTCCCTAATATGGTCCATTTTTGAATGCGCTGGGCATTTGAGGTTGCTTTTGAATTGACCTGTGCAATGCCCTCTTCAATGGACTGATAAACTAGCTTGTCTTTTCCACCAATGATGTCTGACACCTTTGTCGATTGGCTACCAAGCCGCTGACAGAATTCCACAGCCTCCAAGCTAAGAATGTCAGTGGGCTCTGTAGTTTCTGGATTGATTGTGCACTATCCAAGCGGAGGAAGAGTGGATTAACCTATATGCTTTTGGAGGCATTGAAGCCAGATTTTATCTCAAAGCATAGTTTACCTTTAGCGTTAGCAGGATGGACAGAAATTTCCTCTTGTCtccaatcaacatggcattgctgATGATTGGTAACTCCTGTTTTACAGCATCCTCTATGGGAAGTGGGGGAATGTTCTCTCCTCCAGCCGTGATTATAAGCTCTGAATAGAAAGCGATTGAATGGAAATGCCACTTAAAGAGAACTTGAAGCTAGTTAAAATGCTCATGATTCAAAATAACATCCTTCACCTTTTATTCTTCCAGTGATGTAAAGAAACTCATCTTCATCTACCCTTCCTAAGTCTCCAGACCGAAGCCATCCATCTTCATCCAAAGCCTCCTTTGTTTTGTCCTCCAGGTTGAGGAATCCCATGAAGACATTGCGGCCCCAGAAACACACCTCTCCAATGCCATCACCATCTATATTTACTAGTTTGTATTGGCAGCCTGGAACCACCTTACCACAGCTAGAAGAGTTTAAGGAATTGTTACACATTAAACTTGTTGATTATTGGCCTTCGGATTGAAGGTACTCAGCCTGTAAGTTGAGGTAAGAGGGCTTGCCTTGAAAACTGGTATGCTTTTGGCCCAGACATAAAGTGGGGTCCTGAGCTTTCACTCATCCCGTAGGCTTCATAAAGCCGAATGTTGAGGCCGAGGAAGAACTGAAGAGTTTCGCTTCCAATGGGGGCTGCTCCTGAGAAGAACTTCACACAATTGGAGAAGCCCAGCTCGGCACGAAGCTTCTGCAAGACCAGGCTGTCCGCAAGAGTAAAGAGGAATGACTTCTCATCCCTGATTTGATGACAATGGTTATAAAAACAAGAAAAGTTCAAATAACATGAATGTAACATAACAGACAAAGATATACTGTAAAATGATTGACATACTTGGTAGGCCTTTGATTAGCCTCCAGACTAACAGACATGGCCCATGTCACTAGTTTCCTTTTCATGTATCCACACCGTGAAATGCCTTCCTTGATTTTCTCCATAATTTTCTCCCAAACACGTGGAACGCCCATCTGGGCTGTAGGGGTTGCCTCTCGAAGGGTGTCTACTAAACTCCCCTAAAAGagaacattacattttacattttagatagTTCTTATCACACTGATGTTCAAGTGCtaatttttctaatttatttgctGTTAGTTATTTGATACTTTAAAAACAGTGCTTGTGTCTATGATTGGGTCTGTTGGAGTTTGGGCGAGGGGACTCAGGctccaaatgaaatgctactCCACAGACTTGGGctctaaattatgtttttgcCATTAGATGACAGTGGCCATACTTGGACTTTTTGGCTTCAGTTTCTATAGTAGAAGAGGAACTGGAGATGCGTTATCCATCTCTTTTTAGTCTATAGAAGTATTTGGATCTCAAACAACTTCAGGGCTCTTTTTTGATTTGGAGTCGATCTACTTAGGTCCTGGCCTGGTTTTGACTAAAACACTAATATTTGATGATGACACCAGTTACAGCATCTAAAGCAGGGTTTTCATTGTCCAGTAGAGTGTGCAAGATTAGTAGAAAAGTTAAGGCAGGCAGAATGGAGCTAAACTCTATGGGaaggtggccctccaggagcaggactgtgTGCCCTGACCTAAAGCTAAAAAAAAGTCCTGTTCTTGAACATTTACCTTTAGAGCATCTGGCTGAGCAAAAGTAACTTGCTCCCCCCATTGGATCCCTGTCCAGAGATCATAGATCTGAGCGGCAATATGGCTGAGTGGAAGGTAGCTGACCAGAGACTCTTGACTGATTTCAGCTGGCTGCATATCTCCAGCCCTGCTTGCATGGTGGGCTGTCCATGTGATCTGTA
It encodes:
- the LOC132133036 gene encoding isocitrate dehydrogenase [NAD] subunit alpha, mitochondrial yields the protein MAAGNAWRSTVSHVMGAIKTQSPLRRTFYRGIQTVTLIPGDGIGPEISTAVMKIFEAAKAPIQWEERNVTAIKGPGGRWMIPPEAKESMNKNKIGLKGPLKTPIAAGHPSMNLLLRKTFDLYANVRPCVSIEGYKTPYTDVDLVTIRENTEGEYSGIEHLIVDGVVQSIKLITEEASRRIAEYAFEYARNNQRTSVTAVHKANIMRMSDGLFLRKCREVAENYKDVKFTEMYLDTVCLNMVQDPSHFDVLVMPNLYGDILSDLCAGLIGGLGVTPSGNIGANGVAIFESVHGTAPDIAGKDLANPTALLLSAVMMLRHMGLHGHAKKIETACFDTIRDEKVLTKDLGGNAKCSEFTADICRRVQDMD
- the LOC132133035 gene encoding long-chain-fatty-acid--CoA ligase ACSBG1-like isoform X2; amino-acid sequence: MSTSPQIHRQTDPTNIQLGQSLACSSVTDLMQQDVGDGFSEKRSIEEVLAGAELAPAQSLWTTEPSVSVQLRMDELCPEQPITVHQMFTNSVQKYGKLTALASKKGNKWEKVTFLEYYHLSRMAAKGFLKLGLERFHSVAILGFNSAEWFTAAVGTVFAGGIVAGIYTTNSPDACFYVANDSRANVIVVENQKQLDKILEVKNELPHLKAIVQYSGSLKEKLPNLYSWEEFMALGLEVSDQELDEVICSQKANQCCVLIYTSGTTGSPKGVMLSHDNITWTAHHASRAGDMQPAEISQESLVSYLPLSHIAAQIYDLWTGIQWGEQVTFAQPDALKGSLVDTLREATPTAQMGVPRVWEKIMEKIKEGISRCGYMKRKLVTWAMSVSLEANQRPTNLVLQKLRAELGFSNCVKFFSGAAPIGSETLQFFLGLNIRLYEAYGMSESSGPHFMSGPKAYQFSSCGKVVPGCQYKLVNIDGDGIGEVCFWGRNVFMGFLNLEDKTKEALDEDGWLRSGDLGRVDEDEFLYITGRIKELIITAGGENIPPLPIEDAVKQELPIISNAMLIGDKRKFLSILLTLKCTINPETTEPTDILSLEAVEFCQRLGSQSTKVSDIIGGKDKLVYQSIEEGIAQVNSKATSNAQRIQKWTILGKDFSIVGGELGPTMKLRRPVVLQIYHSEIESFYRD
- the LOC132133035 gene encoding long-chain-fatty-acid--CoA ligase ACSBG1-like isoform X1; this translates as MSTSPQIHRQTDPTNIQLGQSLACSSVTDLMQQDVGDGFSEKRSIEEVLAGAELAPAQSLWTTEPSVSVQLRMDELCPEQPITVHQMFTNSVQKYGKLTALASKKGNKWEKVTFLEYYHLSRMAAKGFLKLGLERFHSVAILGFNSAEWFTAAVGTVFAGGIVAGIYTTNSPDACFYVANDSRANVIVVENQKQLDKILEVKNELPHLKAIVQYSGSLKEKLPNLYSWEEFMALGLEVSDQELDEVICSQKANQCCVLIYTSGTTGSPKGVMLSHDNITWTAHHASRAGDMQPAEISQESLVSYLPLSHIAAQIYDLWTGIQWGEQVTFAQPDALKGSLVDTLREATPTAQMGVPRVWEKIMEKIKEGISRCGYMKRKLVTWAMSVSLEANQRPTKDEKSFLFTLADSLVLQKLRAELGFSNCVKFFSGAAPIGSETLQFFLGLNIRLYEAYGMSESSGPHFMSGPKAYQFSSCGKVVPGCQYKLVNIDGDGIGEVCFWGRNVFMGFLNLEDKTKEALDEDGWLRSGDLGRVDEDEFLYITGRIKELIITAGGENIPPLPIEDAVKQELPIISNAMLIGDKRKFLSILLTLKCTINPETTEPTDILSLEAVEFCQRLGSQSTKVSDIIGGKDKLVYQSIEEGIAQVNSKATSNAQRIQKWTILGKDFSIVGGELGPTMKLRRPVVLQIYHSEIESFYRD